DNA sequence from the Geobacter sp. AOG2 genome:
GGACAGCTTTCCACAGCTATCGAGGACATACAGGGATACTTTTCCGTCGATCAGGTGGCGGTCAGGGGAGAGGGATGCTTTTTTTTGAGGGTCAGCGGCGAGTCAATGATCACTGCCGGTATCCTTGACGGCGACCTTGTCCTGGTACGCCCGCAAAAAAATGCCGACAACCGGGAGATCGTGGTCGCCATGGTCGATGGCGACGCGACCGTCAAGCGGTTCTTTCGGGAGCCAGGTTACATCCGGCTGCAACCGGAAAATCCGGATATGGAGCCGATCATCGTTCGCCCGGAGGATGGCGAAGTTACCATTGTCGGCAAGGTGACCGGCGTCTTTCGGCAACTGTAGGCCAAAAATTCAGGAGGGATATTATGGAACCCATTACCTTGTGTGGAATCGTGATAGTGGCATTCGGTTTGTGGATCGAAGGAGAATCACTGGTAAAAAGACTTGCCCGTTCCTTTTGTCGCAGCAACCTGCTGAAGAGAATCATGGCGCTGGCGCCGTCCGAGCAAAAACCTGTCTTCGCTAACCGGTATGTTCCTTACTCCCCTCACTAGATTTGCCGTTTATGCGGGGCTATAAGCGCAGTGCCGGTCATTCTTGCAACACGCGGATGCAACTTCACCGATTAGACTGGCTTTTAATATATAATTTTTGCCCCCTCATACCCCGAAGATCACAGGCTCAAATCCTGCCCCCGCAACCAAACGACAAACAAGGGTCTGCATATTTTTGCAGGCCTTGTTTGTTACCACTTGCCATGACCAGCCAAGATGCACAGGCATGTCGGGCCATGAAACCGAAACCCTGCCGATAGCGAGTTGCTTTCCCGCAGGGATTCGAGGCGCCTTTGTCATGGCGTCCGGTTGCCTCCTCCGACTCTCGTGCTACTATTGAATTGTCCCTATACGGAGGAGGCCATGACAAGGAATCTTCTCAAGCACG
Encoded proteins:
- the lexA gene encoding transcriptional repressor LexA, with product MTTYAAKSPNELTQRQRQVFQFIVSYSDSKGFPPSQRDIAKHLNVSGTLPVMRHLDALERKGYIKRESVNRGITLTTPHSRNVSLPIVGTVRAGQLSTAIEDIQGYFSVDQVAVRGEGCFFLRVSGESMITAGILDGDLVLVRPQKNADNREIVVAMVDGDATVKRFFREPGYIRLQPENPDMEPIIVRPEDGEVTIVGKVTGVFRQL